A single genomic interval of Rhododendron vialii isolate Sample 1 chromosome 3a, ASM3025357v1 harbors:
- the LOC131319338 gene encoding probable protein phosphatase 2C 75 isoform X1: protein MVGHPSPQKALTTQSWSFSIGPRVRWRHGLLFIRRKIIQISFDTCRRSCTQRPGISRYGKLTKGRIRKQAEDVLRKRKRQNKHVAGTQPVLVGKGQLGQFGHSNFNPQSWLPELLPREIEKFHHVAFSSLSVRVYISRHRYFSLSQILFERDGSGRKRCYDGQFACFRSMRLPMTAVHSRQGQSRTMQEEDDDSPAKCRERRRRRIERRRLGPPTAAGPSSSASPAIGENPADVSDGKRIRTEGAADLTSSSSGDEVEAFPGSPSVGGMATRVPGPATDVTPVYGMMSVAGRSRDMEDAIHVQTNLCRPEFNRRLPVHYFGVYDGHGGTHVAALCKDRMHLLMEEELMRVGQAGAGSSSRREPAAEGLYRAAMRRCFERMDQVALSTCACGSIGYLCGCHPMEVALSGSTAVVALVTANHIVVANCGDSRAILCRGGRAVPLSEDHKPDRPDEFARILACGGRVIYVNGARVEGILAMSRALGDNYLKPFVISEPDITFTKRHPQDECLILASDGLWDVLSNDLACEIASECLREGSPPTAPRMQEDEGAAVALFPSRSASAATLLTRLALGRRSSDNISVIVVDLKRR, encoded by the exons ATGGTGGGCCACCCGTCCCCACAAAAAGCACTGACAACGCAATCGTGGTCTTTCTCAATTGGTCCACGTGTGCGATGGAGACATGGCCTTCTCTTCATTCGGAGAAAAATAATTCAGATTTCATTCGACACGTGTCGACGTTCATGTACCCAGCGCCCCGGTATATCGCGATACGGTAAATTGACCAAGGGTAGAATTAGAAAGCAAGCAGAAGACGTTTTGCGGAAAAGGAAGCGTCAAAATAAACACGTGGCGGGCACACAGCCTGTTTTGGTCGGTAAAGGGCAATTGGGGCAATTCGGGCATTCTAACTTCAACCCCCAGAGTTGGCTACCGGAGCTGCTTCCACGAGAAATAGAGAAATTTCACCACGttgctttttcttctctctctgtgcgcGTGTATATAAGTCGACATAgatacttctctctctctcaaatcttgtttgaaagagaTGGTAGCGGCCGGAAACGGTGCTACGACGGGCAGTTCGCTTGTTTCAGGTCGATGCGACTGCCAATGACCGCTGTGCACTCTAGACAAGGACAAAGCAGAACGATGCAAGAGGAAGATGATGACTCGCCGGCGAAATGCCGAGAGCGCCGCCGCCGGAGGATCGAGCGGAGGCGCTTGGGCCCCCCCACCGCGGCCGGTCCTTCTTCGTCGGCGTCTCCCGCCATTGGAGAGAATCCAGCCGATGTTTCAGACGGGAAGAGAATTCGTACGGAGGGAGCCGCAGATCTGACGTCGTCGTCGTCCGGTGATGAGGTGGAGGCGTTTCCCGGTTCACCGTCGGTGGGCGGGATGGCGACTCGGGTACCCGGTCCGGCCACTGATGTAACGCCGGTTTACGGGATGATGTCTGTCGCGGGAAGGTCACGTGATATGGAGGACGCGATACATGTACAGACGAACCTTTGCCGGCCGGAGTTTAACCGGCGGCTTCCCGTGCATTACTTTGGCGTTTACGACGGACATGGGGGAACTCAC GTGGCCGCCCTGTGTAAGGACAGGATGCACCTGCTAATGGAGGAGGAACTGATGCGCGTGGGACAGGCTGGCGCCGGCAGCAGCTCGAGGCGGGAGCCGGCGGCGGAGGGGTTGTACAGGGCGGCGATGAGGAGGTGCTTCGAGAGGATGGACCAGGTGGCGCTGAGCACGTGCGCGTGCGGGAGCATCGGGTACCTGTGCGGGTGCCACCCGATGGAGGTGGCGCTGTCGGGGTCCACCGCCGTCGTGGCCCTCGTGACGGCTAACCACATTGTCGTGGCCAACTGCGGCGACTCACGCGCCATCCTCTGCCGCGGCGGCAGGGCCGTCCCTCTGTCGGAGGATCACAAG CCCGATAGACCAGATGAATTTGCAAGAATCCTAGCTTGTGGGGGGAGGGTGATCTATGTGAATGGAGCCCGAGTCGAAGGAATCCTTGCTATGTCCAGAGCTTTAG GAGACAACTATCTGAAACCGTTCGTGATATCGGAACCGGACATTACCTTCACAAAACGTCACCCGCAAGATGAGTGTTTGATTCTGGCGAGTGATGGACTGTGGGACGTCCTATCAAACGACTTGGCTTGTGAGATAGCCAGCGAGTGTCTTCGGGAAGGGAGTCCTCCCACTGCGCCTCGGATGCAAGAAGATGAAGGGGCTGCAGTGGCATTGTTCCCGTCTCGTAGCGCGTCGGCAGCCACGCTGCTCACGCGCCTCGCTCTGGGCCGGAGAAGCTCCGACAACATCAGCGTCATAGTCGTTGATCTGAAGAGGCGCTGA
- the LOC131319338 gene encoding probable protein phosphatase 2C 75 isoform X2 — MVGHPSPQKALTTQSWSFSIGPRVRWRHGLLFIRRKIIQISFDTCRRSCTQRPGISRYGKLTKGRIRKQAEDVLRKRKRQNKHVAGTQPVLVGKGQLGQFGHSNFNPQSWLPELLPREIEKFHHVAFSSLSVRVYISRHRYFSLSQILFERDGSGRKRCYDGQFACFRSMRLPMTAVHSRQGQSRTMQEEDDDSPAKCRERRRRRIERRRLGPPTAAGPSSSASPAIGENPADVSDGKRIRTEGAADLTSSSSGDEVEAFPGSPSVGGMATRVPGPATDVTPVYGMMSVAGRSRDMEDAIHVQTNLCRPEFNRRLPVHYFGVYDGHGGTHVAALCKDRMHLLMEEELMRVGQAGAGSSSRREPAAEGLYRAAMRRCFERMDQVALSTCACGSIGYLCGCHPMEVALSGSTAVVALVTANHIVVANCGDSRAILCRGGRAVPLSEDHKWSKNFEGLVGTRRGPRLVTDGSILERR; from the exons ATGGTGGGCCACCCGTCCCCACAAAAAGCACTGACAACGCAATCGTGGTCTTTCTCAATTGGTCCACGTGTGCGATGGAGACATGGCCTTCTCTTCATTCGGAGAAAAATAATTCAGATTTCATTCGACACGTGTCGACGTTCATGTACCCAGCGCCCCGGTATATCGCGATACGGTAAATTGACCAAGGGTAGAATTAGAAAGCAAGCAGAAGACGTTTTGCGGAAAAGGAAGCGTCAAAATAAACACGTGGCGGGCACACAGCCTGTTTTGGTCGGTAAAGGGCAATTGGGGCAATTCGGGCATTCTAACTTCAACCCCCAGAGTTGGCTACCGGAGCTGCTTCCACGAGAAATAGAGAAATTTCACCACGttgctttttcttctctctctgtgcgcGTGTATATAAGTCGACATAgatacttctctctctctcaaatcttgtttgaaagagaTGGTAGCGGCCGGAAACGGTGCTACGACGGGCAGTTCGCTTGTTTCAGGTCGATGCGACTGCCAATGACCGCTGTGCACTCTAGACAAGGACAAAGCAGAACGATGCAAGAGGAAGATGATGACTCGCCGGCGAAATGCCGAGAGCGCCGCCGCCGGAGGATCGAGCGGAGGCGCTTGGGCCCCCCCACCGCGGCCGGTCCTTCTTCGTCGGCGTCTCCCGCCATTGGAGAGAATCCAGCCGATGTTTCAGACGGGAAGAGAATTCGTACGGAGGGAGCCGCAGATCTGACGTCGTCGTCGTCCGGTGATGAGGTGGAGGCGTTTCCCGGTTCACCGTCGGTGGGCGGGATGGCGACTCGGGTACCCGGTCCGGCCACTGATGTAACGCCGGTTTACGGGATGATGTCTGTCGCGGGAAGGTCACGTGATATGGAGGACGCGATACATGTACAGACGAACCTTTGCCGGCCGGAGTTTAACCGGCGGCTTCCCGTGCATTACTTTGGCGTTTACGACGGACATGGGGGAACTCAC GTGGCCGCCCTGTGTAAGGACAGGATGCACCTGCTAATGGAGGAGGAACTGATGCGCGTGGGACAGGCTGGCGCCGGCAGCAGCTCGAGGCGGGAGCCGGCGGCGGAGGGGTTGTACAGGGCGGCGATGAGGAGGTGCTTCGAGAGGATGGACCAGGTGGCGCTGAGCACGTGCGCGTGCGGGAGCATCGGGTACCTGTGCGGGTGCCACCCGATGGAGGTGGCGCTGTCGGGGTCCACCGCCGTCGTGGCCCTCGTGACGGCTAACCACATTGTCGTGGCCAACTGCGGCGACTCACGCGCCATCCTCTGCCGCGGCGGCAGGGCCGTCCCTCTGTCGGAGGATCACAAG TGGTCAAAAAATTTCGAGGGGTTGGTGGGTACAAGGAGGGGTCCCAGACTAGTAACCGATGGTTCTATTCTGGAGCGGCGCTAG
- the LOC131319341 gene encoding glycosylinositol phosphorylceramide mannosyl transferase 1-like, with protein MTSTLIAVGEDAAADCDGLWSPAKEKAASRGVYGGRSSLLYRRFGLLVGGARTRLLFSLCAVSFLVMFSSRIGPFMGWNPDYPSSVSSPSRGGYTVLINTWKQNSVLKQSVAHYASCSGTDAIHVVWSESDPPSDSLKAFLNIIVSVKSQTAHKPNFKFVLNEEENLNDRFKPIKDLRTDAIFSVDDDVIVPCDTLDFAFTVWQSAPQTMVGFIPRMHWLAQEKSSMAYYKYGGWWSVWWTGSYSMVLTKAAFFHRTYLDLYTHEMPSSIHDYIIRERNCEDITMSLLVANITDAPPIWVKGKIHDIGSSGISSLKGHSNTRNKCLNDLISLYGMMPLVSTNAKAVDARHGWFW; from the exons ATGACGTCGACTCTCATCGCGGTCGGAGAAGACGCCGCCGCCGACTGCGACGGCCTGTGGTCTCCCGCGAAGGAGAAGGCCGCCAGCAGGGGAGTCTACGGCGGCCGCTCGTCGCTCCTCTACCGCCGCTTCGGGCTGCTCGTCGGTGGCGCGAGGACCAggcttcttttctctctttgcGCTGTTAGCTTCCTGGTTATGTTCTCCTCTAGAATCGGTCCTTTCATGGGTTGGAACCCTGACTACCCTTCTTCGGTCTCTTCTCCTTCCAG AGGTGGCTACACAGTGCTTATCAACACGTGGAAACAGAATTCTGTTCTTAAGCAATCTGTTGCTCACTATGCATCCTGCAGTGGGACTGATGCCATACATGTCGTGTGGAGTGAAAGTGATCCGCCATCGGATAGTCTAAAAGCTTTTCTGAATATAATTGTGTCGGTAAAGTCACAGACAGCTCACAAACCCAACTTCAAGTTTGTCCTGAATGAGGAAGAAAATTTGAACGATAGATTTAAGCCAATTAAGGATCTCAGAACAGATGCAATTTTCTCAGTGGATGATGATGTAATCGTACCATGCGATACCCTAGATTTTGCCTTCACGGTATGGCAAAGCGCTCCACAGACAATGGTGGGATTCATTCCTCGCATGCATTGGCTTGCTCAGGAG AAAAGTAGCATGGCATACTATAAATATGGAGGATGGTGGTCAGTTTGGTGGACGGGCAGTTACAGTATGGTTCTCACAAAAGCAGCATTCTTTCACCGAACGTACTTGGACTTGTACACTCACGAAATGCCCTCGTCGATCCATGATTACATAATCAGAGAGAG AAACTGTGAAGACATTACTATGTCTCTGCTTGTTGCAAATATCACTGATGCCCCTCCAATCTGGGTCAAAG GGAAGATACATGATATTGGATCATCAGGCATAAGCAGTTTAAAAGGGCACAGCAACACAAGAAACAAATGCCTGAATGATCTCATCTCCCTCTACGGGATGATGCCGCTTGTATCAACAAACGCAAAAGCAGTTGATGCGAGGCACGGATGGTTCTGGTGA